In Actinoplanes sp. NBC_00393, a single genomic region encodes these proteins:
- a CDS encoding RNA polymerase-binding protein RbpA, giving the protein MSSGSAIRGSRVGSSPMRPDERSEPAPRRQITYFCAAGHDSQIWFAAEAAAPDHWDCPRCGQPAGLDRSNPPGRLRTEPYKSHLAYVKERRSEADAAAILAEALAKVRRRRGE; this is encoded by the coding sequence GTGTCCAGTGGCAGCGCTATCCGCGGCAGTCGCGTCGGGTCCAGCCCGATGCGCCCCGACGAGCGCAGCGAACCCGCACCGCGCCGGCAGATCACGTATTTCTGCGCGGCCGGTCATGACAGCCAGATCTGGTTCGCGGCCGAGGCCGCGGCACCGGATCACTGGGATTGCCCCCGGTGCGGTCAGCCGGCCGGGCTCGACCGGTCCAACCCGCCCGGGCGGTTGCGTACCGAACCGTACAAGTCGCATCTCGCGTACGTGAAAGAACGTCGCTCCGAGGCGGACGCGGCGGCTATCCTGGCCGAGGCGCTGGCCAAAGTGCGGCGGCGCCGCGGCGAGTAG
- the gap gene encoding type I glyceraldehyde-3-phosphate dehydrogenase encodes MTIRVGINGFGRIGRNFFRAVLASGADIEIVGVNDLTDNATLAHLLKYDSILGRLGHEVKATADEITVGGKTFKAFAERDPNNLPWGDLGADVVIESTGFFTDASKAKAHIDKGAKKVIISAPAKNEDITIVMGVNDNLYDAAQHTIISNASCTTNCLAPMAKVLNDTIGIEKGLMTTIHAYTQDQNLQDGPHKDLRRARAAALNIVPTSTGAAKAVSLVLPELKGKLDGFALRVPIPTGSATDLTFTAARDTTVEEVNAAIKAAAEGALKGILVYTEDDIVSADIVTDPASCIFDAGLTKVIGGNQVKVVGWYDNEWGYSNRLVDLVKLVGA; translated from the coding sequence GTGACCATCCGGGTTGGCATCAACGGCTTCGGCCGTATCGGTCGTAACTTCTTCCGGGCGGTTCTCGCCTCCGGCGCCGACATCGAGATCGTCGGTGTGAACGACCTGACCGACAACGCCACTCTCGCCCACCTGCTGAAGTACGACAGCATCCTGGGCCGTCTGGGCCACGAGGTGAAGGCGACCGCCGACGAGATCACCGTCGGTGGCAAGACGTTCAAGGCGTTCGCCGAGCGCGACCCGAACAACCTGCCCTGGGGCGACCTGGGCGCGGACGTGGTGATCGAGTCGACCGGCTTCTTCACCGACGCCTCCAAGGCCAAGGCGCACATCGACAAGGGCGCCAAGAAGGTCATCATCTCGGCTCCGGCCAAGAACGAAGACATCACCATCGTGATGGGCGTCAACGACAACCTGTACGACGCCGCGCAGCACACGATCATCTCGAACGCTTCCTGCACCACCAACTGCCTCGCTCCGATGGCCAAGGTGCTGAACGACACGATCGGGATCGAAAAGGGTCTGATGACCACGATCCACGCGTACACCCAGGACCAGAACCTGCAGGACGGCCCGCACAAGGACCTGCGTCGCGCCCGCGCCGCCGCCCTGAACATCGTGCCGACCTCGACCGGCGCCGCGAAGGCCGTCAGCCTGGTGCTGCCGGAACTCAAGGGCAAGCTGGACGGCTTCGCGCTGCGGGTGCCGATCCCCACCGGCTCGGCCACCGACCTGACCTTCACCGCCGCCCGTGACACCACGGTCGAGGAGGTCAACGCCGCGATCAAGGCGGCCGCCGAGGGCGCGCTCAAGGGCATCCTGGTCTACACCGAGGACGACATCGTGTCGGCCGACATCGTCACCGACCCGGCGTCCTGCATCTTCGACGCCGGCCTGACCAAGGTCATCGGCGGCAACCAGGTCAAGGTCGTCGGCTGGTACGACAACGAGTGGGGCTACTCGAACCGCCTCGTCGACCTGGTCAAGCTGGTCGGGGCCTGA
- the secG gene encoding preprotein translocase subunit SecG, whose translation MPIEFAYTLIVLLIITSILLTLLILLHRGKGGGMSSMFGGGVTSSLAGSSVAEKNLDRYTVLVGIIWFACIVGLGFWLKLAVGS comes from the coding sequence ATGCCGATCGAGTTCGCTTACACGTTGATCGTGTTGCTGATCATCACCAGCATCCTGCTGACGCTGCTGATCCTGCTGCACCGGGGTAAGGGCGGCGGCATGTCCAGCATGTTCGGCGGCGGCGTGACCTCCAGCCTGGCCGGTTCCTCGGTGGCGGAGAAGAACCTGGACCGCTACACCGTTCTGGTGGGCATCATCTGGTTCGCCTGCATTGTCGGGCTTGGCTTCTGGCTCAAACTTGCGGTGGGTTCCTGA
- a CDS encoding GNAT family N-acetyltransferase, with translation MQPIIRAYRPADLDAIYDICVRTGAAGGDARGAHSSDRLLGDIWAVPYVTHEPQHAHVLDDGAGNAVGYILGTADTAAFVKWYRAEWLPATEGRYPDGDPRDEGMLGLHRDPERMLLPELADYPAHLHIDLLPEWQGRGQGRGLMAAFLDGLRAAGVPRVHLGMAPDNHGAYAFYQRLGFRDLAVPDAGALYLGRDTGPL, from the coding sequence GTGCAACCCATCATTCGCGCCTACCGGCCGGCCGATCTCGACGCCATCTACGACATCTGCGTGCGCACCGGCGCCGCGGGCGGTGACGCTCGCGGCGCGCACAGCTCGGACCGCCTGCTCGGCGACATCTGGGCGGTGCCCTACGTGACTCATGAGCCGCAGCACGCGCACGTTCTCGACGACGGCGCGGGCAACGCGGTCGGCTACATCCTCGGCACCGCGGACACGGCCGCGTTCGTGAAGTGGTACCGCGCCGAGTGGCTCCCGGCGACCGAGGGCCGCTACCCGGACGGCGATCCGCGTGACGAGGGGATGCTCGGCCTGCACCGGGACCCGGAGCGGATGCTGCTGCCCGAACTGGCCGACTACCCGGCGCACCTGCACATCGACCTGCTGCCGGAGTGGCAGGGCAGGGGGCAGGGCCGCGGCCTGATGGCCGCGTTCCTGGACGGTCTGCGCGCGGCCGGCGTACCCCGGGTGCATCTCGGGATGGCGCCGGACAACCACGGCGCCTACGCCTTCTACCAACGGCTCGGCTTCCGGGACCTGGCGGTCCCGGATGCCGGCGCGCTCTATCTGGGCCGGGACACCGGCCCGCTCTGA
- the zwf gene encoding glucose-6-phosphate dehydrogenase: protein MGNPLRTAQDRRLPRIPEPCALVIFGVTGDLSRKKLIPAVYDLANRGLLPPGFVVVGFARQDWGEGDFESLAYAAAKKGARTPWREDVWQRLNSQFHFIPGSFDDDAAFDNLAATLDELKERNGISGHAAFYFSIPPAAFPLVLNQLNRTGMADSTKSGGWRRVVVEKPFGHDYQSAVQLNQLVDDVFTPQDVFRIDHYLGKETVQNILALRFANSLFEPVWNSKYVDSVQITMAEDVGIGTRAAFYDASGAARDVLQNHLLQLLALVGMEEPTSFDPQEVRAEKLKVLKAISLPADISTGSVRGQYLPGWVAGERAPGYLEEANIPADSTTETYAAVRLGIQNRRWAGVPFYVRVGKRMPRRVTEIAILFKQAPHLPFDPADVEMLGHNQLVIRVQPDEGVVLKFGSKVPGTSMEVRDIAMDFQYGEAFTESSPEAYERLVLDVLIGDRTLFPDAAEVEQSWRVIDPLEAAWAGTTPEPYRAGEWGPRASDEMLAREGRAWRRA from the coding sequence GTGGGTAATCCGCTGCGTACCGCACAGGACCGACGGCTACCGCGGATCCCGGAGCCCTGCGCTCTGGTGATCTTCGGGGTCACCGGTGACCTGTCCCGTAAGAAGCTCATCCCGGCCGTGTACGACCTGGCCAACCGTGGTCTGCTGCCGCCCGGTTTCGTGGTTGTCGGCTTCGCCCGTCAGGACTGGGGCGAGGGCGACTTCGAATCGCTCGCGTACGCCGCCGCCAAGAAGGGCGCCCGCACCCCGTGGCGCGAGGACGTCTGGCAGCGGCTGAACAGCCAGTTCCACTTCATTCCCGGCTCGTTCGACGACGACGCCGCCTTCGACAATCTCGCGGCCACGCTGGACGAGCTGAAAGAGCGCAACGGCATCTCCGGCCACGCTGCCTTCTACTTCTCCATCCCGCCCGCCGCGTTCCCGCTGGTGCTCAACCAGCTCAACCGCACCGGGATGGCCGACAGCACGAAGTCCGGCGGCTGGCGCCGGGTCGTGGTGGAGAAGCCGTTCGGCCACGACTACCAGAGCGCCGTGCAGCTCAACCAGCTGGTCGACGACGTCTTCACCCCGCAGGACGTCTTCCGGATCGACCACTACCTGGGCAAGGAGACGGTCCAGAACATTCTGGCCCTGCGCTTCGCGAACAGCCTGTTCGAGCCGGTGTGGAACTCGAAGTACGTGGACAGTGTCCAGATCACCATGGCCGAGGACGTCGGCATCGGCACCCGGGCCGCCTTCTACGACGCCTCCGGCGCCGCCCGCGACGTGCTGCAGAACCACCTGTTGCAGCTGCTCGCCCTGGTCGGGATGGAAGAGCCGACGAGCTTCGACCCGCAGGAGGTCCGCGCGGAGAAGCTCAAGGTGCTCAAGGCGATCAGCCTGCCGGCCGACATCTCTACCGGTTCCGTCCGCGGGCAGTATCTGCCTGGCTGGGTGGCCGGTGAGCGCGCTCCCGGCTATCTGGAGGAGGCCAACATCCCGGCCGACTCCACCACCGAGACGTACGCAGCGGTCCGCCTCGGCATCCAGAACCGGCGCTGGGCCGGCGTCCCGTTCTACGTGCGGGTCGGCAAGCGGATGCCGCGCCGGGTCACCGAGATCGCGATCCTCTTCAAGCAGGCACCGCACCTGCCGTTCGACCCGGCCGACGTGGAGATGCTCGGCCACAACCAGCTGGTCATCCGGGTGCAGCCGGACGAGGGCGTGGTGCTCAAGTTCGGCTCGAAGGTGCCGGGCACCTCGATGGAGGTCCGCGACATCGCGATGGACTTCCAGTACGGCGAGGCGTTCACCGAGTCCAGCCCGGAGGCGTACGAGCGGCTCGTGCTGGACGTCCTGATCGGCGACCGGACGCTGTTCCCGGACGCCGCCGAGGTGGAGCAGTCCTGGCGGGTCATCGACCCGCTGGAGGCCGCCTGGGCGGGCACCACCCCGGAGCCGTACCGGGCCGGTGAGTGGGGGCCGCGGGCCTCCGACGAGATGCTGGCGCGCGAGGGCCGTGCCTGGAGGCGAGCATGA
- a CDS encoding gluconeogenesis factor YvcK family protein translates to MTAAGRGGGPVRVVAFGGGHGLSASLRALRHCAGELELEITAIVTVGDDGGSSGRLRVERDALLPPGDLRQALAALAADHPTSRRTASLMQHRFAAMPEPEAPRPPVPAQSGAAQSGAAQSGAAQSGTAQDGAAQAGAGRPGPVVNGVHAAGGAPDRVLTRGPRLERRADRSKDTLAGHAVGNLLLLGLIEMLGDPVLALDHAAEMVGAQGRVLPMALHAVGIEADLVAADGRPETVRGQHSVAVADGRVEALRLVPENPPACPEAIEAVRAADWLIFGPGSWFTSVLPHLLVPDLAAAIVASPARRLVTLNLSADKETAGLSAADHLATLRRYLPQLRVDTVLADAKWAGEPEPVRIAAGELGAQLVLAPVAVADGSPRHDPQSLGVALVPVLGAAR, encoded by the coding sequence GTGACGGCGGCCGGCCGCGGGGGCGGCCCGGTCCGGGTCGTCGCGTTCGGCGGCGGGCACGGGCTGAGCGCCTCGCTGCGCGCCCTGCGGCACTGCGCCGGCGAGCTGGAGCTGGAGATCACCGCGATCGTGACGGTCGGTGACGACGGCGGATCGAGCGGCCGCCTGCGGGTCGAGCGGGACGCCCTGCTGCCCCCGGGTGACCTGCGGCAGGCGCTCGCCGCGCTGGCGGCCGATCACCCGACCTCCCGGCGCACGGCCAGCCTGATGCAGCACCGGTTCGCCGCGATGCCGGAGCCGGAGGCGCCCCGCCCACCGGTCCCGGCCCAGTCCGGTGCAGCCCAGTCCGGTGCAGCTCAGTCCGGTGCAGCTCAGTCCGGTACAGCTCAGGATGGTGCGGCTCAGGCCGGCGCCGGCCGGCCCGGCCCGGTGGTGAACGGCGTGCATGCGGCGGGCGGCGCCCCGGACCGGGTGCTCACCCGCGGCCCGCGGCTGGAGCGCCGGGCCGACCGCAGCAAGGACACCCTGGCCGGGCACGCGGTCGGCAACCTGTTGCTGCTCGGCCTGATCGAGATGCTCGGCGACCCGGTGCTGGCCCTCGACCACGCTGCCGAGATGGTCGGCGCCCAGGGCCGGGTGCTGCCGATGGCCCTGCACGCGGTCGGGATCGAGGCGGACCTGGTGGCCGCCGACGGCCGCCCGGAGACGGTACGCGGACAGCACTCGGTCGCGGTGGCCGACGGCCGGGTGGAGGCGCTGCGCCTGGTGCCGGAGAACCCGCCGGCCTGCCCCGAGGCGATCGAGGCGGTCCGCGCCGCCGACTGGCTGATCTTCGGCCCGGGCAGCTGGTTCACCAGCGTGCTCCCGCACCTGCTGGTCCCGGACCTGGCCGCGGCGATCGTGGCGAGTCCGGCGCGCCGGCTGGTGACGCTGAACCTCAGTGCCGACAAGGAGACGGCCGGCCTCTCCGCCGCCGATCATCTGGCTACGCTGCGGCGTTATCTGCCGCAGTTGCGGGTCGACACGGTGCTGGCCGACGCGAAATGGGCAGGCGAGCCGGAGCCGGTCCGGATCGCCGCCGGGGAGCTGGGCGCGCAGCTGGTGCTGGCACCCGTCGCCGTTGCGGACGGCAGCCCACGGCATGATCCTCAGTCATTGGGTGTTGCACTGGTGCCAGTATTGGGCGCCGCTCGTTAG
- a CDS encoding glucose-6-phosphate dehydrogenase assembly protein OpcA: MIGLWDTTGNEVVKALAAERRSAGGVASGLALTLVSVVEEKKVREAEAAATIAAAAHPCRLLIVVRSDLDGRSRLDAEIVVGGRLGPAEAVVMRMYGRLALHAESVVMPLLAPDVPVVTWWHEEPPNMIANDFLGVVADRRITDSAQAPDPVAALKQRAVDYAPGDTDLTWTRITLWRTLVAGAFDSAEAQVIGARIVAPEKDPTAWLMLGWLKSRLGIEPVLEHTDRAPRMHSVELQCANGDCVRVTREEGTALFSRTGQEDRYMPLPKRPVGDELAEELRRLDADQIYAEALGAMAGVPDLEHRAPMRVHVWKDPALAARAASSVA, encoded by the coding sequence ATGATCGGACTGTGGGACACCACCGGTAACGAGGTAGTGAAGGCGCTCGCCGCGGAACGGCGCAGTGCCGGTGGCGTGGCCTCCGGCCTGGCGCTCACGCTGGTCTCGGTGGTCGAGGAGAAGAAGGTCCGCGAGGCCGAGGCGGCGGCCACCATCGCCGCCGCCGCGCACCCCTGCCGGCTGCTCATCGTGGTCCGCTCCGATCTGGACGGCCGCAGCCGGCTGGACGCCGAGATCGTGGTGGGCGGGCGGCTCGGCCCGGCCGAGGCGGTCGTCATGCGGATGTACGGGCGGCTCGCCCTGCACGCCGAGTCGGTGGTGATGCCGCTGCTCGCGCCGGACGTCCCGGTCGTCACGTGGTGGCACGAGGAGCCGCCGAACATGATCGCCAACGACTTCCTGGGCGTCGTGGCGGACCGGCGGATCACCGACTCCGCGCAGGCCCCCGACCCGGTCGCGGCGCTGAAGCAGCGGGCGGTCGACTACGCCCCCGGCGACACCGACCTGACCTGGACCCGGATCACGCTGTGGCGGACCCTGGTCGCCGGCGCCTTCGACAGCGCCGAGGCGCAGGTCATCGGCGCCCGGATCGTCGCGCCGGAGAAGGACCCGACGGCCTGGCTGATGCTCGGCTGGCTCAAGTCCCGCCTCGGCATCGAGCCGGTGCTGGAGCACACCGACCGGGCGCCCCGGATGCACTCGGTGGAGCTGCAGTGCGCGAACGGCGACTGCGTCCGGGTCACCCGTGAGGAGGGCACGGCGCTGTTCAGCCGGACCGGCCAGGAGGACCGGTACATGCCGCTGCCGAAGCGGCCGGTCGGCGACGAGCTCGCCGAGGAGCTGCGCCGGCTGGACGCCGACCAGATCTACGCGGAGGCGCTCGGCGCCATGGCCGGGGTGCCCGATCTGGAGCACCGCGCGCCGATGCGCGTACACGTCTGGAAGGACCCGGCGCTGGCCGCCCGGGCCGCCAGTTCGGTCGCCTGA
- the whiA gene encoding DNA-binding protein WhiA codes for MAMTAAVKDELSRVDVPKPCCRRAEMAALLRFAGGLHIVSGRVVVEAELDTGAVARRLRREIADVYGYPSEVHVLASGGLRKGSHYIVRIVKDGEVLARQTGLLDVRGRPVRGLPQHVVNGNVCCSVAAWRGAFMAHGSLTEPGRSSALEITCPGPEAALALRGAARRIGITAKDREVRGVDRVVIKDGDAIAALLTRVGAHSSVLAWEERRVRREVRATANRLANFDDANLRRSARAAVAAAARVTRALEILADDAPNHLTSAGRLRLEHRQASLEELGALADPPLTKDAIAGRIRRLLALADKRARDLGIPDTEAAVTPEMMAC; via the coding sequence ATGGCGATGACGGCAGCGGTCAAGGACGAGCTGAGCCGGGTCGACGTGCCCAAGCCCTGCTGCCGGAGGGCCGAGATGGCGGCGCTGCTGCGGTTCGCGGGCGGGCTGCACATCGTTTCCGGCCGGGTGGTCGTGGAGGCGGAGCTGGACACCGGCGCGGTGGCCCGGCGGCTGCGGCGTGAGATCGCCGACGTCTACGGCTACCCCTCCGAGGTGCACGTCCTGGCCTCCGGCGGGCTGCGCAAGGGCAGCCACTACATCGTTCGCATCGTGAAGGACGGCGAGGTCCTGGCCCGGCAGACCGGCCTGCTTGACGTGCGTGGCCGCCCGGTGCGGGGCCTGCCGCAGCACGTGGTGAACGGCAACGTCTGCTGCTCGGTGGCGGCCTGGCGGGGCGCGTTCATGGCACACGGCTCGCTCACCGAGCCGGGCCGCTCCAGCGCCCTGGAGATCACCTGCCCGGGCCCGGAAGCGGCGCTGGCCCTGCGCGGCGCCGCGCGCCGCATCGGGATCACCGCGAAGGACCGCGAGGTACGCGGAGTCGACCGCGTCGTGATCAAGGACGGCGACGCGATCGCGGCGCTGCTCACCCGGGTCGGGGCGCACTCCAGCGTGCTCGCCTGGGAGGAGCGCCGGGTCCGCCGTGAGGTCCGGGCCACCGCCAACCGGCTGGCCAACTTCGACGACGCCAACCTGCGGCGTTCGGCCCGTGCGGCGGTCGCGGCCGCGGCCCGGGTCACCCGCGCCCTGGAGATCCTCGCCGACGACGCGCCCAACCACCTGACCTCGGCCGGCCGGCTGCGGCTGGAGCACCGGCAGGCCTCCCTGGAGGAGCTGGGCGCGCTGGCCGACCCGCCGCTGACCAAGGACGCCATCGCCGGCCGGATCCGGCGGCTGCTGGCGCTCGCCGACAAGCGGGCCCGCGATCTCGGGATTCCGGACACCGAGGCGGCCGTCACCCCGGAGATGATGGCCTGCTGA
- the tpiA gene encoding triose-phosphate isomerase, giving the protein MTTRKPIIAGNWKMNLNHFEANLLVQKLAASLSPEQLDAVETVVLPPFTDLRTVQTAVDGDKLAIAYGAQDISQHASGAYTGEISGAMLAKLGCTYVVIGHSERREYHNESDELINAKIKAAFAAGLTPIFCVGEGLSVREESAHVGHCTAQVDAGLDGLKEDQIKQIVIAYEPVWAIGTGKTATPDDAQEVCGEIRARLAEKFGAEVAEAVRIQYGGSVKAANIASIMSQPDVDGALVGGASLDAEEFASIVRFPEHVAR; this is encoded by the coding sequence ATGACGACCCGTAAGCCGATCATTGCCGGCAACTGGAAGATGAACCTCAACCACTTCGAGGCCAATCTGCTGGTCCAGAAGCTGGCGGCGAGCCTGAGCCCGGAGCAGCTGGACGCCGTGGAGACGGTCGTCCTGCCGCCGTTCACCGACCTGCGCACCGTGCAGACCGCGGTCGACGGCGACAAGCTGGCCATCGCGTACGGCGCGCAGGACATCTCGCAGCACGCGTCCGGCGCGTACACCGGGGAGATCTCCGGCGCCATGCTCGCCAAGCTGGGCTGCACCTACGTGGTGATCGGGCACTCCGAGCGCCGCGAGTACCACAACGAGAGCGACGAGCTGATCAACGCGAAGATCAAGGCGGCCTTCGCGGCCGGCCTGACCCCGATCTTCTGCGTCGGCGAGGGCCTGTCGGTCCGCGAGGAGTCGGCGCACGTCGGCCACTGCACCGCGCAGGTCGACGCGGGCCTCGACGGGCTCAAGGAAGACCAGATCAAGCAGATCGTCATCGCGTACGAGCCGGTCTGGGCGATCGGCACCGGCAAGACCGCGACGCCGGACGACGCGCAGGAGGTCTGCGGGGAGATCCGCGCCCGGCTCGCCGAGAAGTTCGGCGCCGAGGTGGCCGAGGCGGTCCGGATCCAGTACGGCGGCTCGGTCAAGGCGGCCAACATCGCCTCGATCATGTCCCAGCCGGACGTGGACGGCGCCCTGGTCGGCGGCGCGAGCCTGGACGCCGAGGAGTTCGCGTCCATCGTGCGCTTCCCGGAGCACGTCGCGCGCTGA
- the pgl gene encoding 6-phosphogluconolactonase: protein MSETVVVVVPDADILASTVAARLSIKILDAQAVHGSASVVLTGGRVAAKVLRAVRELPASAAIDWSRVDLWWGDERFLPSGDPDRNETQAREALLDKLPLDPARVHAMPASDGPDGEDAVAAAARYADELGTPLPRFDVLMLGVGEDGHVASLFPEHPVLQESGATAAVHDSPKPPPTRVTLTLSTIQSAEEVWLIAAGPDKAAPIGTVLAGGSLPARNATGVRKTLWLLDRAAAAEVPTQP, encoded by the coding sequence GTGAGTGAGACCGTGGTCGTGGTGGTACCGGACGCCGACATCCTGGCGTCCACGGTGGCGGCTCGGCTGTCCATCAAGATCCTGGACGCCCAGGCGGTGCACGGTTCGGCGAGCGTGGTCCTGACCGGCGGCCGGGTCGCCGCGAAGGTGTTGCGCGCCGTCCGCGAACTGCCGGCCTCCGCCGCGATCGACTGGTCGCGAGTGGACCTGTGGTGGGGCGACGAGCGTTTCCTGCCGTCCGGCGACCCGGACCGCAACGAGACCCAGGCCCGCGAGGCCCTGCTGGACAAGCTGCCGCTGGACCCGGCTCGGGTGCACGCGATGCCGGCCTCCGACGGGCCGGACGGCGAGGACGCGGTGGCGGCCGCCGCCCGGTACGCGGACGAGCTGGGCACTCCGCTCCCCCGCTTCGATGTGCTGATGCTCGGCGTCGGCGAGGACGGTCATGTGGCGTCGCTCTTCCCGGAGCACCCGGTGCTGCAGGAGTCCGGTGCGACGGCCGCGGTGCACGACAGCCCGAAGCCGCCGCCGACCCGGGTCACGCTGACCCTGTCGACGATCCAGAGCGCCGAGGAGGTGTGGCTGATCGCGGCCGGGCCGGACAAGGCCGCCCCGATCGGCACCGTGCTGGCCGGTGGGTCGCTGCCGGCGAGGAACGCGACGGGCGTACGCAAAACGCTCTGGCTGCTGGACCGCGCGGCCGCGGCCGAGGTGCCCACCCAGCCCTAG
- a CDS encoding phosphoglycerate kinase: MKTLDDLLGEGVSGRRVLVRADLNVPFDKANPGVISDDGRARAVLPTLIALRDAGARVIVMSHLGRPKGEPDPKFTLRPVATRLAELLGSSVVFADDTVGPEATQAVAELQDGQVLLLENLRFNKGETSKDDAERGAFADQLAAFADFYVDDAFGAVHRKHASVYDVAARLPHYAGGLVLKEVEVLKRVSDSPEQPYVVVLGGSKVSDKLAVIQALLPKVDKLLVGGGMCFTFLKAQGHEVGKSLLEAEMIDTCRDLLAQADGRIVLPVDVVAATEFSADADHDIYDISDIPADRLGLDIGPRSVELFAGAIAGAKTVFWNGPMGVFELAPFAAGTRGVAEAITKIDGFSVVGGGDSAAAVRTLGLDESAFGHISTGGGASLEYLEGKTLPGVAALEN; encoded by the coding sequence ATGAAGACTCTCGACGACCTGCTCGGCGAGGGTGTCTCGGGTCGGCGCGTGCTCGTGCGCGCCGACCTGAACGTCCCGTTCGACAAGGCGAACCCGGGTGTGATCAGCGACGACGGCCGTGCCCGCGCGGTGCTGCCGACCCTGATCGCGCTGCGTGACGCGGGCGCCCGCGTCATCGTGATGTCGCACCTCGGCCGCCCGAAGGGCGAGCCGGACCCCAAGTTCACCCTGCGCCCGGTCGCCACCCGGCTGGCCGAGCTGCTGGGCTCCTCGGTCGTCTTCGCGGACGACACGGTGGGCCCGGAGGCCACCCAGGCGGTCGCCGAGCTGCAGGACGGCCAGGTGCTGCTCCTGGAGAACCTGCGCTTCAACAAGGGCGAGACCTCGAAGGACGACGCCGAGCGCGGCGCTTTCGCGGACCAGCTCGCGGCCTTCGCCGACTTCTACGTGGACGACGCGTTCGGCGCGGTGCACCGCAAGCACGCCTCGGTGTACGACGTGGCGGCCCGTCTGCCGCACTACGCGGGTGGTCTCGTCCTCAAGGAGGTCGAGGTCCTCAAGCGGGTGTCGGACTCGCCGGAGCAGCCCTATGTGGTCGTGCTCGGCGGTTCGAAGGTCTCCGACAAGCTGGCCGTCATCCAGGCGCTGCTGCCGAAGGTCGACAAGCTCCTGGTCGGTGGCGGGATGTGCTTCACCTTCCTCAAGGCTCAGGGGCACGAGGTCGGCAAGTCGCTGCTCGAAGCCGAGATGATCGACACGTGCCGTGACCTGCTCGCGCAGGCCGACGGCCGGATCGTCCTGCCGGTGGACGTGGTCGCGGCGACGGAGTTCTCCGCCGATGCCGATCACGATATTTACGACATTTCGGATATTCCGGCTGATCGGCTGGGTCTGGACATCGGCCCGCGTTCGGTCGAGCTCTTCGCAGGCGCGATCGCCGGCGCGAAGACCGTGTTCTGGAACGGCCCGATGGGCGTCTTCGAGCTCGCCCCGTTCGCTGCGGGCACCCGCGGCGTCGCCGAGGCGATCACCAAGATCGACGGCTTCTCGGTCGTCGGCGGCGGTGACTCGGCCGCGGCGGTCCGCACCCTGGGCCTGGACGAGTCCGCGTTCGGCCACATCTCCACCGGCGGGGGCGCGTCCCTGGAGTACCTCGAAGGCAAGACGCTGCCGGGCGTCGCCGCACTGGAGAATTGA